The region AGAAAGAGGAATTATCTCTTTCTACTTAAGTGGAAATTAGTCTTTTTTAGGAAGAACCATCATGTTTACAAATCTTCCTTCAAGTTTTGGTTCAGAATCTCTATCCCCATAATCTTCTAGCATAGGCCATACTTTTTCAAGTACTTCTGCTCCAGCTTCAGGATGAGCCATCTCTCTACCTTTTAGAAATACTCTACATTTTACATGAAATCCTTTTTCAAGGAATTCAATTGCATGTTTAACTTTATAGTTAATATCATTTTCAGCAATTTTAACAGAAAATTTCACTTCTTTTAGAACAATCACTTTTTGATTTTTTCTAGCTTCTTTTTTCTTTTTTTCTTGTTGATATTTGAATTTACTATAATCCATTATTTTTGCAACAGGTGGTTTACCTTCTGGTGCAATTAGAACTAAATCAAGACCTTGTTCATCCGCAGTTTTTAAAGCATCTGCTGTTGAGATGATACCATAGTTAGTACCATCGTCACCCATACATCTAACTTCCTTAGCTGTAATGTCGTCATTCATTATAACATCGTCTTTTTTATTTCCTCGACTCAAATTTCACTTCCTTTATTAATTTCATTTAACATTTGGATAAATTCATTTTTACCCATGTTTGATTGTTCTCTTTTTCTTCTATCTCTTAGTGCTACAGTTTTGTTTTCAACTTCTTCATCTCCAATTACTACAATCATTGGAACTCTTTGTTTTTCTGCCATTCTGATTCTTTTGTTTAAACTTTCATTCATACTGAAAATTTTAGAATCGATGCTATTTTGTAAAAGCTCTTTTTGTAGCTCTTTTGCATACTCATTATGAGTATCCGCAATTGGTACAAAAATAACTTGTGTAGGAGCAATAACAAATGGAAACTCACCTGCACAGTGTTCTGTTAATATACCAATAAATCTTTCAAAAGAACCTAAAATGGCTCTATGAATCATAACTGGTTGTTCTTTCTCACCTTTTTCATTGATAAATTCAGCATTGAATCTTGAAGGTAAGTTCATATCAACTTGAACAGTTCCACATTGCCATTTTCTTCCAATAGCATCTAGAATTTTAATATCAATTTTAGGACCATAAAATGCTCCACCACCTTCATCAATACCATATGTGATATTGTTTTCATCAAGTGCATCCATGATACCTTTTGTAGTTTTTTCCCAAAAAATATCATCACCGATTGCTTTTTCCGGTTTTGTAGAAACTTCGATTTCATATTTAAAATCAAATAGTTTAAGTAATGCATCAACGAATTCTAAAACTTCAAAGATTACTGATTTTATTTGATCTTGTGTACAAAATATATGTGAATCATCTTGAGTAAATTCTCTAACTCTAAATAATCCATGCATTGCACCACTCATCTCATGTCTATGAACAACCCCATACTCAAAAAGTTTTTTTGGTAGGTCTTTATATGATACCAAATTATTTTTGAATATTTGAATATGTCCAACACAGTTCATTGGTTTGATACCATATTC is a window of Arcobacter sp. F2176 DNA encoding:
- the infC gene encoding translation initiation factor IF-3; amino-acid sequence: MNDDITAKEVRCMGDDGTNYGIISTADALKTADEQGLDLVLIAPEGKPPVAKIMDYSKFKYQQEKKKKEARKNQKVIVLKEVKFSVKIAENDINYKVKHAIEFLEKGFHVKCRVFLKGREMAHPEAGAEVLEKVWPMLEDYGDRDSEPKLEGRFVNMMVLPKKD
- the thrS gene encoding threonine--tRNA ligase, yielding MEPIGVLNDGQIYDLQTAEALNIQGEVIKADNSKESLEILRHSCAHLMAQAIKELYPEAKFFVGPVVSEGFYYDFKVESKISDEDLPKIEKKMKELANAKLPIERYEASREEISQKFNSDELKQAVLSRITDETLTMYKQGDFEDLCRGPHLPNTRMIRSFKLTRVAGAYLGGDEKNEMITRIYGIAFFDKQELFDYVKMLEEAKKRDHRKLGTELELFTFSDEVGAGLPMWLPNGARLRSKLEHILYKAHRIRGYEPVRGPEILKSEMWKISGHYANYKENMYFTTIDEQEYGIKPMNCVGHIQIFKNNLVSYKDLPKKLFEYGVVHRHEMSGAMHGLFRVREFTQDDSHIFCTQDQIKSVIFEVLEFVDALLKLFDFKYEIEVSTKPEKAIGDDIFWEKTTKGIMDALDENNITYGIDEGGGAFYGPKIDIKILDAIGRKWQCGTVQVDMNLPSRFNAEFINEKGEKEQPVMIHRAILGSFERFIGILTEHCAGEFPFVIAPTQVIFVPIADTHNEYAKELQKELLQNSIDSKIFSMNESLNKRIRMAEKQRVPMIVVIGDEEVENKTVALRDRRKREQSNMGKNEFIQMLNEINKGSEI